In one Fundulus heteroclitus isolate FHET01 chromosome 3, MU-UCD_Fhet_4.1, whole genome shotgun sequence genomic region, the following are encoded:
- the LOC110368185 gene encoding SCAN domain-containing protein 3 yields the protein MASDIQHQLTERIKSSPFFSLQLDESTDVTNAALLLVFVRYRWDNSLHEDILFCGELPKRTTAQECLRCMDNYFTENGLDWQNCVGVCSDGAASMTGKHHGVITQILDRAPEAKWTHCFLHRESLAAKQMSPDLHQVMDVSVKTINFIKSNAVNSRCFAKLCEDIETDHVQLLYHSEVRWLSRGLVLNRLFELRNEVFSFLTEKKSHLAHYYADTMFTAKLAYLCEIFSLLNQLNTSLQGRNSNKFCVADKVEAFKMKLALWTKRAQEKRMDMFPLLSDILENSPQGKISDSVSQHLSQLAAKFGDYFPEDPREGNMWILDPFSLDSTVNDVALPSHLESQLLEVSTDSTLKLQWGKLDLGSFWIAVSKEYPCVALRAVKLLLAFTTTYLCKSGFSIVATTKTKA from the exons ATGGCCTCAGACATACAGCATCAACTtacagaaagaataaaaagtagcccttttttttctttgcaattaGACGAGTCCACGGATGTCACGAATGCTGCACTGCTGCTAGTTTTTGTTCGCTATCGCTGGGACAATAGTTTGCACGAAGACATACTGTTTTGTGGAGAGCTACCAAAACGAACTACGGCTCAGGAATGTCTCCGCTGCATGGATAACTACTTCACTGAGAACGGCCTGGACTGGCAGAACTGTGTCGGGGTGTGCAGTGATGGTGCAGCATCAATGACTGGCAAGCATCATGGTGTCATTACACAGATACTTGATCGTGCACCAGAAGCTAAATGGACACACTGTTTTCTCCACCGTGAAAGCCTTGCAGCAAAACAGATGTCACCAGATCTCCACCAGGTGATGGATGTAAGTGTGAAAACCATAAACTTTATTAAAAGCAATGCTGTGAACTCCAGATGTTTTGCTAAGCTTTGTGAGGACATAGAAACAGATCATGTCCAGCTGCTATATCACAGTGAAGTAAGATGGCTCTCAAGAGGACTGGTCCTCAACCGTTTGTTTGAACTGAGGAATGAGGTGTTCTCTTTTCTCACTGAGAAAAAATCTCATCTTGCACATTACTATGCTGACACAATGTTCACAGCAAAACTTGCCTACCTCTGTGAGATTTTTTCACTACTGAACCAACTCAACACCTCACTTCAAggaagaaacagcaacaaaTTTTGTGTTGCAGACAAAGTTGAAGCTTTCAAGATGAAACTTGCTTTGTGGACCAAGAGGGCCCAGGAAAAGAGGATGGACATGTTTCCACTTTTGTCTGACATTTTGGAAAACTCCCCTCAGGGGAAGATCAGTGACTCAGTCTCCCAGCACCTCTCCCAACTGGCAGCGAAATTTGGTGACTACTTTCCTGAGGATCCCAGAGAGGGAAACATGTGGATTTTGGACCCATTTTCATTGGATTCCACTGTAAATGATGTTGCTTTGCCCTCACACCTGGAATCCCAGCTTCTGGAAGTTTCTACTGACAgcactttaaag ctgcagtgggGCAAACTGGACCTGGGCTCCTTCTGGATTGCTGTCTCAAAGGAGTACCCATGTGTTGCACTGAGGGCTGTGAAACTCCTTCTCGCATTCACAACTACGTACCTGTGTAAATCAGGATTCTCCATTGTGGCCACAACTAAGACCAAAGCCTGA